One genomic region from Arthrobacter sp. YN encodes:
- a CDS encoding SGNH/GDSL hydrolase family protein, with translation MTEQTRFVALGDSFTEGVGDIDLRLPNHCRGWADRVAEELARHDETVRYANLAIRGRRLQRIADEQIRPALAMKPTLVSFYAGGNDLLMARPNMAKLIRDYEDAVRRITASGATVLLFTGYNVPLSPLLEPLKVRTAIYNRNIRRIAAKYQALLVDYWCFEKFQDPRMWAPDRLHMSTPGHSYMAKKVLEVLGARHSLQSPRLAAPRPRTRAENIADDVAWLRRDVGPWFSRRLRGVSSGDHVEARWPELMPVVLPERLGTAKAQAPQLSSRFS, from the coding sequence GTGACGGAACAAACCAGGTTCGTGGCGCTCGGCGATTCCTTCACTGAGGGCGTTGGTGACATCGACCTCCGGCTTCCCAACCATTGCCGGGGCTGGGCAGACAGGGTGGCGGAAGAGCTGGCACGGCACGACGAAACAGTGCGATACGCCAACCTGGCCATCCGCGGCAGGCGCCTCCAGCGGATCGCCGACGAACAAATCCGGCCCGCCCTCGCCATGAAACCAACGCTGGTCAGTTTCTACGCCGGCGGCAATGACCTCCTGATGGCCCGGCCCAATATGGCCAAACTGATCAGGGATTATGAAGATGCCGTCCGGCGGATTACAGCAAGCGGAGCCACGGTGCTGCTGTTCACCGGTTACAACGTCCCCTTGTCGCCCCTGCTGGAGCCGCTTAAAGTCCGCACGGCCATCTACAACCGCAATATTCGGCGCATCGCCGCGAAATACCAGGCGCTCTTGGTGGATTATTGGTGCTTCGAGAAGTTCCAGGACCCACGGATGTGGGCGCCCGATCGCCTGCATATGTCCACTCCCGGCCACAGCTATATGGCCAAAAAGGTCCTCGAAGTGCTCGGGGCGCGGCACTCGCTCCAGTCGCCCAGGCTCGCAGCTCCCCGTCCGCGGACCCGCGCTGAAAACATCGCCGACGACGTCGCCTGGCTGAGGCGCGACGTCGGACCTTGGTTTTCGCGTCGGCTTCGCGGCGTATCCAGCGGTGACCACGTGGAGGCGCGCTGGCCGGAACTCATGCCGGTGGTGCTGCCCGAGCGGCTGGGCACTGCGAAGGCGCAGGCGCCTCAGCTATCCAGCAGGTTTTCGTAA
- the rpsN gene encoding 30S ribosomal protein S14, translating to MAKKSKIARNEQRKVIVERYAAKRLELKKTLVDPNATDEAREAARLGLQKLPRNASPIRLRNRDQIDGRPRGTLQKFGISRVRFRDMAHRGELPGITKSSW from the coding sequence ATGGCAAAGAAGTCAAAGATTGCTCGCAACGAGCAGCGCAAGGTCATTGTTGAGCGTTACGCTGCCAAGCGTCTCGAACTGAAGAAGACCCTGGTTGATCCCAACGCGACTGACGAAGCACGCGAAGCTGCACGCCTCGGCCTGCAGAAGCTGCCCCGCAACGCCTCCCCGATCCGTCTGCGTAACCGCGACCAGATCGACGGCCGTCCCCGCGGCACGCTCCAGAAGTTCGGTATCTCCCGTGTTCGCTTCCGCGACATGGCTCACCGCGGTGAGCTCCCGGGCATCACCAAGTCTTCCTGGTAA
- a CDS encoding SGNH/GDSL hydrolase family protein, whose product MDFSARYVALGDSFTEGVGDDDPHRPNGVRGWADVVAGQLASSNEDFGYANLAIRGRKLRQIMAEQVDAAIAMNPTLVTLYAGANDILRPKIDIDSLLEEYDAGIAKLSAAGATVVLFTGFDAKGSKVFSAMRGRTAIYNELVREIAENHGALLVDYWRFDEYDDWRLWGEDRMHMSTAGHVNMAKRVLDVLEHEHVIEVPELAPARLMNRVEALKANARWFRESAAPWVARRVRGVSSGDGLSPKYPELIRPL is encoded by the coding sequence ATGGATTTTTCTGCCCGTTACGTTGCCCTGGGCGACTCGTTCACCGAGGGCGTCGGCGACGACGATCCCCACCGTCCCAACGGCGTTCGAGGGTGGGCCGACGTCGTAGCGGGGCAGTTGGCAAGCAGCAACGAAGACTTCGGCTATGCGAATCTCGCGATCCGCGGTCGGAAGCTCCGCCAGATCATGGCAGAGCAGGTGGACGCCGCCATCGCCATGAATCCAACGTTGGTGACCCTGTACGCAGGGGCGAACGACATCCTGCGGCCCAAGATCGATATTGACTCGCTTCTTGAGGAGTACGACGCCGGTATCGCCAAGTTAAGCGCGGCAGGCGCCACTGTTGTCCTCTTCACGGGCTTTGACGCAAAGGGCTCCAAAGTTTTCAGCGCCATGCGCGGCCGCACTGCGATCTACAACGAACTGGTGCGCGAAATAGCCGAGAACCACGGCGCCTTGCTGGTGGATTACTGGCGGTTTGACGAGTACGACGATTGGCGCCTCTGGGGCGAGGACCGGATGCACATGTCCACGGCCGGCCACGTCAACATGGCAAAGCGGGTGCTCGATGTCCTTGAGCACGAGCACGTCATCGAGGTCCCCGAGCTGGCGCCGGCGCGGCTGATGAACCGGGTTGAAGCACTCAAAGCCAATGCGCGCTGGTTCCGGGAATCAGCGGCGCCGTGGGTGGCCCGCCGCGTCCGAGGCGTCTCTTCCGGCGACGGTTTGAGCCCCAAGTACCCCGAATTGATCAGGCCGCTGTAG
- the rpmG gene encoding 50S ribosomal protein L33, whose translation MAKDKDVRPIIKLKSTAGTGYTYVTRKNRRNDPDRLVLKKYDPKIRQHVEFREER comes from the coding sequence ATGGCAAAGGACAAGGACGTACGTCCCATCATCAAGCTGAAGTCCACCGCGGGCACCGGTTACACCTACGTAACCCGCAAGAACCGTCGTAACGACCCGGACCGTCTGGTCCTGAAGAAGTACGACCCCAAGATCCGCCAGCACGTCGAATTCCGAGAGGAGCGCTAA
- a CDS encoding MarR family winged helix-turn-helix transcriptional regulator: MTQPRWLNADERRAWLALLSINTLLPSALDTQLQSVGKLSLFDYNVLAMLSETEGRYLPMSELAARTSASLSRLSHVVTKLQKRGWVERQAHPGDARVTVAHLTEAGMSTIVSLAPGHVESVRTLMLDSLTPDDVADLARIGEKIVARLDNNHWILRDS; this comes from the coding sequence ATGACTCAACCCCGCTGGCTGAACGCCGACGAACGCCGTGCCTGGCTGGCCCTTCTGAGCATCAACACCTTGCTTCCCTCGGCGTTGGACACCCAACTCCAGTCGGTCGGCAAGCTGTCTCTTTTCGACTACAACGTGTTGGCGATGCTCTCCGAAACCGAAGGCCGATACCTTCCCATGAGCGAGCTTGCTGCGCGAACAAGTGCCTCCTTGTCGCGTCTGTCTCATGTGGTGACCAAGCTGCAGAAGCGTGGCTGGGTAGAGCGGCAGGCGCACCCCGGCGACGCCCGCGTGACCGTTGCGCACCTCACCGAGGCCGGCATGTCCACCATCGTTTCCCTCGCCCCGGGACACGTGGAATCCGTGCGTACGCTGATGCTTGATTCGCTGACCCCGGACGACGTCGCAGACCTCGCACGGATCGGCGAGAAAATCGTGGCCCGCCTGGACAACAACCACTGGATCCTGCGGGACTCGTGA
- a CDS encoding YciI family protein — protein MFVVSLTYKVPDEIVDFHRPGHMAWLKDAFDGGIFLASGRRVPATGGVLLSKVDRATLDASLAKDPFYSNGVAEFEIIEFTATSVAEGYENLLDS, from the coding sequence ATGTTCGTAGTCTCGTTGACCTACAAAGTTCCCGACGAAATCGTCGACTTCCACCGTCCGGGCCACATGGCCTGGCTTAAGGACGCGTTCGACGGCGGCATCTTCCTTGCGTCCGGACGTCGCGTCCCAGCCACGGGCGGCGTGCTGCTGTCCAAAGTGGACCGGGCAACCTTGGACGCCTCCCTGGCCAAGGATCCGTTCTACAGCAATGGCGTGGCGGAGTTCGAGATCATCGAGTTCACGGCAACCAGCGTTGCTGAGGGTTACGAAAACCTGCTGGATAGCTGA
- the rpmB gene encoding 50S ribosomal protein L28, with product MAAHCQVTGAEPGFGHSISHSHRRNKRRFDPNIQKKRYWVPSLRRNVTLTLSARGIKTIDVRGIDSVVADILARGVKL from the coding sequence ATGGCAGCACACTGCCAAGTGACCGGAGCCGAGCCGGGCTTTGGACACAGCATTTCGCACTCGCACCGTCGCAACAAGCGTCGGTTCGACCCGAACATTCAGAAGAAGCGCTACTGGGTTCCGTCCCTGCGCCGTAATGTCACGCTGACCCTGTCAGCCCGTGGCATCAAGACAATCGACGTCCGCGGCATCGACTCAGTCGTCGCCGACATCCTGGCACGAGGAGTAAAGCTCTAA